The following are encoded together in the Anoplopoma fimbria isolate UVic2021 breed Golden Eagle Sablefish chromosome 9, Afim_UVic_2022, whole genome shotgun sequence genome:
- the LOC129095633 gene encoding N-acyl-aromatic-L-amino acid amidohydrolase (carboxylate-forming) B-like, protein MESVSFSPLSRVAICGGTHGNEMSGVYIVREMQKQKLDQNGSVSITTVISNPLAVVACRRYMETDLNRCFTEALLSAPITDSTPYELRRACELNAQLGPKGSREAVDLLCDIHNTTANMGMCLIFYSLDWIALHIYKYIQSKMTSAPVRGFHVDVPFSEAYSLESVGKHGFSIEVGPQPNGVLRADIFNMVKEAVDLSIEWLQKFNSGCTFEGGEVEAYTPVRIVDYPRDPTTNNITAAIHPQLQDNDFKLLHRGDPVFQSFSGETVKYEGEDLYPVFVNECAYYEKKIAFHLTKKITVTLPSISVMKD, encoded by the exons ATGGAGAGCGTCTCTTTCTCGCCGCTGTCCCGTGTTGCTATTTGTGGTGGCACCCATGGAAATGAGATGTCAGGGGTGTACATAGTGAGAGAGATGCAGAAACAGAAGTTAGATCAGAATGGATCGGTTTCTATAACTACCGTCATATCAAATCCACTGGCTGTGGTTGCTTGCAGGAGATACATGGAAACAGATCTAAATCGCTGTTTCACAGAGGCCTTGCTGAG TGCCCCCATAACAGACTCTACACCATACGAGTTGAGGCGAGCCTGTGAGCTGAACGCTCAGCTTGGGCCCAAAGGAAGCCGAGAGGCTGTGGATCTGCTCTGCGACATCCACAACACCACTGCCAACATGGGCATGTGCCTCATCTTTTACTCCTTAGACTGGATCGCCCTGCATATTTACAAATACATACAG AGCAAGATGACCTCTGCGCCTGTGAGAGGATTCCATGTGGATGTACCCTTTTCTGAGGCTTATTCCCTGGAGTCAGTGGGCAAACATGGCTTCT CAATAGAAGTCGGCCCGCAACCCAACGGCGTGCTCAGAGCTGATATCTTTAACATGGTGAAAGAGGCAGTGGATCTCTCAATAGAATGGCTTCAGAAATTTAATTCTG GATGTACTTTCGAAGGAGGTGAAGTGGAAGCATACACTCCAGTGAGGATAGTAGACTACCCAAGGGATCCTACAACCAATAACATAACTGCTGCCATTCACCCCCAGCTGCAG GATAATGACTTCAAGCTTCTCCATCGAGGCGACCCTGTGTTCCAGTCATTTTCTGGGGAGACGGTGAAGTACGAGGGAGAGGACCTCTACCCTGTCTTTGTGAATGAATGTGCCTACTATGAGAAGAAGATTGCTTTCCATTTAACCAAAAAGATCACTGTGACCTTGCCTTCTATAAGTGTTATGAAGGACTGA
- the cldnd1b gene encoding claudin domain-containing protein 1b, which produces MVDNRYATALVIGSVLSLLATVYLSVAVGTQHWYQYSYPAGKRDVKNDSELREEFINGEFDEKTYSDTMFLLNGTLGLWWRCILVPSESLWFKAPDPKMEMQCVSFTLPQQFSTKYKKNGSNKSEEDLLRTYLWRCQFLLPLVSLALVFLGGLVGVCACLCRSFTPTLGVGVLHLLAGLCTLGTVCCFLAGQELLQHYSPPPEGVEGSVGWSLYLALISFPLQMMAAALFLWAARSHRKNYTRMTAYRVA; this is translated from the exons ATGGTGGACAACCGCTATGCCACAGCTCTGGTCATCGGCTCGGTGCTGAGCCTGCTGGCGACCGTCTACCTCTCCGTGGCTGTGGGAACTCAGCACTGGTACCAGTACAGCTACCCAGCAGGCAAACGTGACGTGAAAAACGACTCCGAGCTCAGAGAGGAGTTCATCAATggagagtttgatgagaagactTACAGCGACACCATGTTCCTCCTGAACGGCACACTGGGGCTGTGGTGGAGGTGCATACTGGTGCCCAGCGAGTCACTCTGGTTCAAAGCCCCGG ATCCAAAGATGGAGATGCAGTGTGTGAGTTTCACTCTTCCTCAGCAGTTcagtacaaagtacaaaaaaaatggaagcaaTAAGAGCGAAGAAGATCTGCTGAGAACAT acttGTGGAGGTGCCAGTTTCTCTTGCCCTTGGTGTCTCTGGCTTTGGTGTTTCTCGGCGGCCTCGTTGGGGTCTGCGCTTGCCTGTGCCGCAGCTTCACCCCCACTTTGGGTGTGGGAGTGCTCCATCTACTCGCAG GTCTGTGCACTCTGGGCACCGTCTGCTGTTTCCTGGCCGGGCAGGAGTTGCTCCAGCACTATTCCCCCCCACCAGAAGGGGTGGAGGGCTCGGTGGGCTGGTCCCTCTACCTCGCTCTCATCTCCTTCCCTCTGCAGATGATGGCAGCTGCTTTGTTCCTGTGGGCGGCTAGGAGTCACCGCAAAAACTACACCCGTATGACTGCTTACAGGGTAGCCTAA